The window CGGTTTTCCTGCGTCGCTGCGGGATGCCGTCAATTTCCTGTTGGGCCTTGCTGCGGCGACGAGCGTGTCCGCCGTGACGTGGGCGATGATCGCTGGGTATCGGATCAAGCGCCTTCCGCGGGATCTCGCGGCGGCGGATCCCAACCTGAAGCTCATCGGCCACGTCGCGATCGGCACGATCGCTCTTCCTTTCATCACGTCCCTATTGCTCGGCACCGACTTGCCGTCGCTATGGGCGCTTCAGGGATTGTTCCTGCTCGCCGTGCCGGTCGTGTGCAGCACGCGTTATCCGATCGAGCGGTTCTATACGGTCAATGCAGCGCTCCTGGTTGCTGGAATTGCAATCGCCGCCGCCGTGATGGCGGCCCCAGCCCATGCGCTCTACCGCAACAGCTACGGTTATGAGGAAGGGCGAAACGTCTATCACCAGGCGGCAGACAAGCTCACCCGGCTGTGGCATGAGCAGATGGGCACGCCTTTGTCGATCGTCGGCGGCAACGATAGCCTCGGGGTTGCGGTGGCCTTCTACAGCTCCGATCACCCGCATTACGGCGATCCTTTCGCGTACCAATATTCATTGGCGCTGCCTCGCCAGGTGACACCGGAGCGCGGCTGGGCAGCGCTCTGTTTCGATGACCAGCACGATTGCCTTGAATGGACCGGGCAAATGGCGGCTCACGCCGGAAGCTATGTCAAACGTGAGTTTTCCGTTCGATCGAGCCTGTTCGGAATTCCAGGCATCAAGCGAAACCTCGTTGCATTCCTGGTGGCGCCGCTTCGTGAGCCGGACGATGCACCGTCAAGCCTCGTCAACGATGCCGGTCAGGGCGGAAGACATGTTTCTCCGCAAACCGATCCGCCGCTCCGCGCCGAGCCGGATGTCGCGCTGCCGGAGAATCAGCCGCCGGGAAATGCGCCGCAGACGACCGATCCAGGAGCGAACATGCTGGTGGATCATGGAGCAGCAAGGCTCTTCGTCGTGCTGCTTTGATCAGGCTTATTCCCGGAATGCCGCCGTGATGATCGCACCCGTAATCTTGCGGTAATCGGCTCCCGCTTTATCGGCGGCGGGGTCAAGGGCGTCGTATCACGAAGGATAGCGGTCCATGCTTATCAGGTTGGTTTGCATCAGCCTCGGCGTTTGCGGAGTCATCGGTGCCACCGCGGTCGCGCAGACATCTCCATCAATGACCGGTTCAACTCACCCGGCAACCGCAACACGACCGTCGATCGGGCGCGCCGACAAGATCAACCTCAACACCGCTCCTGTCAGCGAGCTGGTGAAGCTTCCGCACCTCAGCGTGCGCGGCGTCACTGCGATCACGGAGGCGAGAGCAAAGTCAAAGTTCAAGGATTGGAATGATTTCGTGGCCCGACGGGTTGTGCCGCGATTCGTCAGGAGCGAGCTCAAGGAGCTCGTCACGTTCTAGAGAAGCTCTGTCGATCGCTAAAAAAGGCGGCGCGGTTGTTGAACGCGAACAAGGATATGCTTCAATGAAGCGAGTAGCTGTTTTTGCC of the Bradyrhizobium quebecense genome contains:
- a CDS encoding glycosyltransferase family 39 protein, producing the protein MPVDFAFSAMAKRSDRSPASWRRPFNRWLEGVEAGWSVPLLLACFVGIWTVYLSVAYHGAGLHPDVLETWTYGRHFAWGYPKHPPLMGWTTGAWTAVFPLTDWSLQLMAMTNAALALWFVDLIARRFVTGHKRLIVLLLLMLTPAYQFHAQRFNANAVLLAVWPLATYCFLRAFETRAPFWAIAAGVAASLAMLGKYYSTFLIASFALSAIIHPSRRAYFTSSSPWISAAVGLIALFPHLHWLATTGAEPIHYAATHVGAGFPASLRDAVNFLLGLAAATSVSAVTWAMIAGYRIKRLPRDLAAADPNLKLIGHVAIGTIALPFITSLLLGTDLPSLWALQGLFLLAVPVVCSTRYPIERFYTVNAALLVAGIAIAAAVMAAPAHALYRNSYGYEEGRNVYHQAADKLTRLWHEQMGTPLSIVGGNDSLGVAVAFYSSDHPHYGDPFAYQYSLALPRQVTPERGWAALCFDDQHDCLEWTGQMAAHAGSYVKREFSVRSSLFGIPGIKRNLVAFLVAPLREPDDAPSSLVNDAGQGGRHVSPQTDPPLRAEPDVALPENQPPGNAPQTTDPGANMLVDHGAARLFVVLL
- a CDS encoding helix-hairpin-helix domain-containing protein codes for the protein MTGSTHPATATRPSIGRADKINLNTAPVSELVKLPHLSVRGVTAITEARAKSKFKDWNDFVARRVVPRFVRSELKELVTF